Within Desulfovibrio legallii, the genomic segment GTCGAGTTTGTTTTGCACCGGCGTGCCCGGGAGCACGGTGCAGCGCCGCCAGAAAGACAGCGTCTGCTGGAAGGCCTTGTCGCCGAGATTCAGCGGTGCGCCCTGGGTGGCGGTGTCGAGTTCGGCATGGGTCAGGGCCAGGCGGTACCAGACCGCTTCGTCGGTGCCGGTTTCATCGATGGGATCGAGCACCAGCCCGGTGTAGTCGTAGCCGGAATAGACGGTCGTCCCGACGTTGTGCGCGGCCGGATTGGTGTTGGCCACGCCCCGCTGCACGGTGAGATTGGCGGTGCCGCCGCCGCTTTCGACGAGCATCTGCTCGCCGTCGATGATAATGAGTTCGCCGTCGGCAAAGCGCTGTTCGGCCAGGGCGATGGATGTCTGCGCCGCGTCGATGGCCGAAGCGAGGCCCGTCTGCTCGTTGGCGACGTAGAGTTGCCGATCCTTGATGTCGCCGTCGGTGCCGTTGTAGCTCTCGGCCTCGGGGCGGCTGAAATCCCCCTCGGAAATCTGCTGGGTCAGCGCTTCGTCAAGATAGAGATGTATCGCCATGGGTTCTCCTTCAGGTGGGCCACTGGGTGGCGCGATAGTTGTTGGTGGCGGCCTCGAACCCGGCCTGCGTAGGCGCGTGCAGATCCTGCTGACGGAACAGCCAGCGGTAGGAAGGCCGCGACCAGCGGAATCCGGCCTGGTTGAGGCGCATGCGGCTGACGCGCATGGGGCGGGTCCGATCCACGGAGAGACGCAGGCCGGTGGTGTTGAGCGGGCTTGCGCCCAGCTTCATGGTCTCGACCCGATGGCGCTGGAGAGAGCCCGTGTCCACATAGACTTCAAGCGAAGCCCGTTCGCCGGTCAGATTCGCATTGCTCAGATACCGGGTGTTCAGGGTGTTCGCGTTGAGCCGGAACACAGGCCCTCTCCGCCGCCATCGGTCGATCCGGTCGACGGCCAGGGTGACGTCCGCGTCGCAGCCAGCGGTGGAGGCGAGCAGCAGATTGCTGATGCCGCCCTGGTTGGCGGTGAGGTCGAGACCTTCGTTGAGCCTGGCGCGGCCAAGCTGAAAGCAGAGGCGGTGCCGGGATTCCAAGGGCAGGCGCAGGTCGTACTTGGCCTCCGCCCGCTCGACCGGTTCCGCCTGCGTGTCGAAAAAGAAATCCTTCTGCCGGAAGCAGTAGCGCAGCGCGGTCTCGCCATGGGTCAGCGGCTTGCGGTTGAGATGGCTCTCACCCAGCCCGAAGCCGCTTTCCAGCACATCGCCTTCGAAATCGCGGCCGGTGTAGATGGGCGTGCAGAAGGAAACCCGATCCTCGCCCACGCGGGTGTACGGCAGCCGCCAGTCGTTGAGGGCCTTGTGGTTCAGGCGCATCCGGTTCTGGCGGCCGTGAAAACGGGAGACCTTCACGTCGGCCCGATCGATCTCCGGGATCATCTCCGTGGTGCTGGTGAGCTGCAACAGCTCCCAGGCCCTCTGCTTGTTGGTCAGGTGGCGGCAGGAACCGAGCGAGGATCGGCCAAGGACGAAGGTTTCGTCGAGAAATGCCAATACGATCCGGCGCACGGCGTTGGCATGCCCGAAGTCGAGCATCGCGCCGCCTTCGATCCATTCCAGGAGGAACTGGAGCCAGAAACAGCGCGTGCCCGCCGGGTGGTGAAACACCAGGGCGTCGCGCAGCCCCTCGGTCTGGTTGAGGCACAGCACGCGAAACACGCCGAGGCTGAACACCAGCCCGGGCAGCTTGGCGCTGCTGAGTTTTGAGCGGGCATTGAGACGCAGAGCCGAGCGGAAGGTCTCCTGCAGTTCCCCCTTCCAACCGAGCGCGTCAAAATCGCGTTCGATGGCCGGGATAGTGCCCTTGCGGCGATAGATTTCGACCGCCTCCCGCACGCGGCGGCGCTGGCAGTCCGGCGAACAGGTGCCGTCCACTTCGAGGCCGACCAGTCTCGCCAGCAGTGGCAAGAAGCGTTCGTCGCAATGATCGACGTCGAAGATGGTCGGGAAGTCGTCGATAGCCTGCTTGAGCTCGTCGAGCGTTCCGGCGGGAAGGCTCAGAAAGGTGCGCAGGTCACCGGCCTCGTCGTTGTGCTCGTAAAGCGGCGGCAGCAGGCCGAGCAGATTGTCCTTGAACCAATCCGACATCAACCGGCCCTCCGCAGATCGAGGTTGACACTGCCGAGGACCGGGATTTCGCCGTGGCGCAGCTCGATGTCCTGCTGCGGTGCGTAGAGATGCATGTGGCTGACGCCACGCACGCCGTCTATCAGTGCTACCAGGTCGGAGAAGTGAATGGTCTGGCCGAAAGAGACTTGGTCGAAGGAAAAGAAATCGGAGAGCGCGGCTTCGATGCGGCTGCGCACGTTTTCCAGCGGTTCACCGGGCCAGACGTAGACCTCAGCGTCGATGG encodes:
- a CDS encoding phage tail protein, which encodes MSDWFKDNLLGLLPPLYEHNDEAGDLRTFLSLPAGTLDELKQAIDDFPTIFDVDHCDERFLPLLARLVGLEVDGTCSPDCQRRRVREAVEIYRRKGTIPAIERDFDALGWKGELQETFRSALRLNARSKLSSAKLPGLVFSLGVFRVLCLNQTEGLRDALVFHHPAGTRCFWLQFLLEWIEGGAMLDFGHANAVRRIVLAFLDETFVLGRSSLGSCRHLTNKQRAWELLQLTSTTEMIPEIDRADVKVSRFHGRQNRMRLNHKALNDWRLPYTRVGEDRVSFCTPIYTGRDFEGDVLESGFGLGESHLNRKPLTHGETALRYCFRQKDFFFDTQAEPVERAEAKYDLRLPLESRHRLCFQLGRARLNEGLDLTANQGGISNLLLASTAGCDADVTLAVDRIDRWRRRGPVFRLNANTLNTRYLSNANLTGERASLEVYVDTGSLQRHRVETMKLGASPLNTTGLRLSVDRTRPMRVSRMRLNQAGFRWSRPSYRWLFRQQDLHAPTQAGFEAATNNYRATQWPT